A stretch of DNA from Nitrososphaerota archaeon:
GGGCCTGGCAAATCCCCCTCCATAGTATCCTTGCGGGCCGCCAAGACCCATCCTTATCAGATAGTTTGAATTCTTCTCAATTGGGATTTGTCTTTTTCGGAGAGTATATTGTGAGATTTGTTCCGTTTCATATCTGAATGGTAAAATGTTCGTGATTTCGTCACCGGTTTGCTTGATGGCTGCTTCCATGTGTTGGTGTCCGCAAAGAATTAGGAAATTGTCCAGCTCGGCCTTTGCCTCACCAAATGCAGACTCTGCTTTATAGTGATACCCGGAGTAACTGAAAAACTCAAAGTCTTCTTCTGATAGTCTCTGCCAGGTTCGCTGGTACAGCCAAGGATCATCGCCTTTCTTTGTTATTTTGTCTGGGTTTACTGGGCCGCCGTGTACGCAGAAAAGTCTGTGCTTTCTGTCTATTACAAACTGGTCTCCAAATGTGCCGTCCTTGTTTTGCCTAAAGAATTCAGTATCCTGATTTGATAGTGATTCATGCTCCTTGAGGCTTGTATAGGAGCTTCCAGAGAGGAATTTTTTGTACAAAAACCCCTCATCGTGATTACCCATCACTGAAATCATCGGAAATGACTTGGCAAGCTCGCTCATCTTCTGCAGTACTTTCTTTGGGCTTGTGCCACGCTCTAACAGATCCCCCAGGTTGATAATCCTTGATGCTTTGCCGTATTTTTCTTCAAACTCGCAGGAGAATGCAATATCTAGTATTGTCTCCAGTCCCTCAATGTCTGCGTGAATATCAGAAAATACTAGATCCATTGATTTGGATTTTAGTTAGCTACGTTTATTCCGTTTTCTTTGGCTTCTTGTTTTATCTCTACTATCTGGTTGTTAATTTCTTCAATTTCAACTACTAGCTCTGCGCGTCTGTCTACTAGTGTCTTGAGCATAGCGCTGTAGAGATTTGTTAGTGTTTCACTCATTTTTCTTCGAATCTCCTTTACGGTTTTAGTCTTAAACCCTTACTAATAATTTGTACTAGTGTATTTGTCAACAATCAGCTCATCTTGAGCTTATTGCGCACGATCTCCAAATTTTCCACATTGGAATGGTGGGAATTTGTGCAAGCCAAAATGGTCTTGGTTGCTTAATAAACCAGGT
This window harbors:
- a CDS encoding DUF2312 domain-containing protein, producing MSETLTNLYSAMLKTLVDRRAELVVEIEEINNQIVEIKQEAKENGINVAN
- a CDS encoding metallophosphoesterase; amino-acid sequence: MDLVFSDIHADIEGLETILDIAFSCEFEEKYGKASRIINLGDLLERGTSPKKVLQKMSELAKSFPMISVMGNHDEGFLYKKFLSGSSYTSLKEHESLSNQDTEFFRQNKDGTFGDQFVIDRKHRLFCVHGGPVNPDKITKKGDDPWLYQRTWQRLSEEDFEFFSYSGYHYKAESAFGEAKAELDNFLILCGHQHMEAAIKQTGDEITNILPFRYETEQISQYTLRKRQIPIEKNSNYLIRMGLGGPQGYYGGGFARPHFGIIQDHTRQVIFFELE